Proteins co-encoded in one Brassica rapa cultivar Chiifu-401-42 chromosome A02, CAAS_Brap_v3.01, whole genome shotgun sequence genomic window:
- the LOC103852213 gene encoding ERAD-associated E3 ubiquitin-protein ligase HRD1B isoform X1 — MIRLRAYAGISTLATLSVIYHAFSSRGQFYPATVYLSTSKTSLVILLNMGLVLMLALWNLVKLVFLGSLREAEVERLNEQAWRELMEILFAVTIFRQDFSVGFLSLVVTLLLIKALHWMAQKRVEYIETTPSVTLLSHVRIVSFMVFLLILDGLFTYTSIRQYIQTPKASMSVFFTFEYMILATTTLSVIVKYAFYVTDLVMEGQWEGKPVYTFYLELVRDLLHLSMYLCFFLMIFMNYGLPLHLIRELYETFRNFKIRVTDYLRYRKIASNMNDRFPDATPEELSSNDATCIICREEMTSAKKLVCGHLFHVHCLRSWLERQNTCPTCRALVVPAENATSTASAAHQVSLQQQGTGTSSSDGQSSSVAASGNLSRHEARVRAAASAASIYGRSFVYPSSENTLVWSQGYSSLPQAELESQKRYLESQIEVLQNQLRLLKEPAATTVDMKGKSVAE; from the exons ATGATTCGGCTTAGGGCTTACGCGGGGATCAGCACCCTCGCAACACTCTCCGTGATCTACCACGCCTTCAGCAGCCGTGGTCAGTTCTACCCAGCCACCGTCTATCTATCCACCTCCAAGACCAGTCTAGTCATCCTTCTCAACATGGGCCTCGTCCTCATGCTCGCCTTATGGAACCTCGTCAAGCTCGTCTTCCTCGGCTCCCTCAGAGAAGCCGAGGTGGAGCGGCTGAACGAGCAGGCCTGGAGAGAGCTCATGGAGATTCTCTTCGCCGTCACTATCTTCCGACAGGACTTCTCTGTCGGGTTCCTCTCTTTGGTCGTGACTCTCTTGCTGATCAAGGCTTTGCACTGGATGGCTCAGAAGAGGGTCGAGTATATCGAGACGACTCCTTCCGTGACTTTGCTCTCGCATGTTCGCATTGTGTCTTTCATGGTGTTTCTCCTGATCTTGGATGGTCTCTTTACGTATACTTCGATACGGCAGTATATTCAGACACCGAAAGCTTCCATGTCGGTCTTCTTCACGTTTGA GTATATGATTCTGGCGACTACAACTCTATCTGTGATTGTGAAGTATGCCTTCTATGTCACTGATCTGGTCATGGAAGGTCAATGGGAAGGGAAGCCAgtatatactttctatttggagCTTGTTCGTGACTTGCTTCACTTGTCCATGTACCTCTGCTTCTTCCTTATGATCTTCAT GAACTATGGACTTCCGTTGCATCTAATAAGGGAGCTCTACGAAACATTCAGAAACTTCAAGATCCGTGTGACTGATTACCTCCGGTATCGTAAAATCGCTTCCAATATGAACGATCGGTTTCCTGATGCAACTCCTGAAGAACTCAGTTC AAATGATGCCACCTGTATTATATGCCGTGAAGAAATGACCTCAGCGAAGAAGTTAGTATGTGGCCATCTGTTTCATGTACACTGTCTTCGGTCGTGGTTGGAACGACAGAACACGTGTCCCACCTGCAGAGCACTGGTTGTACCAGCTGAGAATGCTACATCAACAGCTTCTGCAGCACACCAAGTATCCTTGCAGCAGCAGG GAACGGGAACTTCAAGTTCAGATGGCCAGAGTTCTTCTGTTGCTGCAAGTGGTAATTTGAGCAGGCATGAGGCTAGGGTTCGAGCTGCTGCTTCTGCAGCGTCCATATATGGGAGATCCTTTGTTTATCCATCTTCTGAAAACACACTTGTCTG GTCTCAAGGCTATTCGTCGCTTCCTCAAGCAGAGCTAGAATCTCAGAAGAGGTATCTCGAGTCCCAGATTGAG GTGTTACAAAACCAGCTACGTCTTCTAAAGGAGCCTGCTGCAACTACTGTAGATATGAAAGGAAAGTCGGTTGCGGAGTGA
- the LOC103852212 gene encoding uncharacterized protein LOC103852212, which produces MWVEIICALAIYKIVRLFFYNDEFSDVETSDSTALFSVAHRLEKLHGGKAYVGLRIPDADTSSRQDVDLVLVTKGQVEVIGVKNLSGIVTVTSDGSWVCEGGKHHSTHTYPDPLAEVKKQASVLESYLEQRGVTLLEENISCKVVIPNPNFRTMHAFPSEVITYEEWQHLKPVSRNILSGWVKGAFSSGKEMQDSSHQKLNFILGSAPVWDRVELKNSKIVLGEFLEFKGKEEDTLALRHIKRSKVDRISIQQTSMLGFAPTRLQVLYSYRDYRSEGSSGSETKEVTVRSSTEVVFQPRDSGKIKKFKLSSLLSVSLSA; this is translated from the exons atGTGGGTGGAGATCATCTGCGCTCTTGCGATCTACAAAATCGTTCGCCTTTTCTTCTACAACGACGAGTTTTCCGACGTAGAAACGTCCGACTCCACTGCTCTCTTCTCCGTCGCTCACAG ACTAGAGAAGCTTCATGGCGGAAAAGCTTATGTAGGGCTTCGAATTCCAGATGCAGACACTTCTTCTAGACAGGACGTCGATCTTGTTCTCGTCACCAAAGG ACAAGTTGAGGTGATCGGTGTTAAGAACCTATCTGGAATTGTTACGGTAACGAGTGATGGGAGCTGGGTTTGTGAAGGTGGCAAGCATCATTCAACTCACACCTACCCTGATCCT CTGGCTGAAGTGAAGAAACAAGCTTCAGTTCTTGAGTCATATCTTGAACAGAGGGGCGTTACTTTACTAGAAGAAAATATCTCTTGCAAAGTTGTTATTCCCAACCCAAATTTTCg TACAATGCATGCATTTCCGAGTGAGGTAATTACCTACGAAGAGTGGCAACACCTAAAACCAGTCTCAAGAAACATACTTTCTGGTTGGGTTAAAGGCGCATTCAGCTCAGGGAAAGAGATGCAGGACTCTTCGCACCAAAAACTTAACTTCATCCTTGGCTCGGCACCAGTGTGGGATAG GGTGGAGCTTAAAAACAGCAAGATTGTGTTAGGAGAGTTCCTCGAGTTTAAAGGAAAGGAGGAAGACACTTTGGCTTTGAGACATATCAAAAGATCAAAAGTTGACCGTATCTCTATTCAGCAAACTAGCATGCTTGGATTCG CTCCAACAAGGTTGCAGGTTCTGTACTCGTATAGGGACTACAGAAGTGAAGGCAGTTCAGGATCAGAGACGAAGGAAGTGACTGTAAGGTCGAGCACCGAGGTTGTGTTCCAGCCACGAGACTCTGGAAAGATTAAGAAATTCAAGCTATCGTCCCTCCTCTCCGTCTCACTAAGTGCCTAA
- the LOC103852213 gene encoding ERAD-associated E3 ubiquitin-protein ligase HRD1B isoform X2: protein MIRLRAYAGISTLATLSVIYHAFSSRGQFYPATVYLSTSKTSLVILLNMGLVLMLALWNLVKLVFLGSLREAEVERLNEQAWRELMEILFAVTIFRQDFSVGFLSLVVTLLLIKALHWMAQKRVEYIETTPSVTLLSHVRIVSFMVFLLILDGLFTYTSIRQYIQTPKASMSVFFTFEYMILATTTLSVIVKYAFYVTDLVMEGQWEGKPVYTFYLELVRDLLHLSMYLCFFLMIFMNYGLPLHLIRELYETFRNFKIRVTDYLRYRKIASNMNDRFPDATPEELSSNDATCIICREEMTSAKKLVCGHLFHVHCLRSWLERQNTCPTCRALVVPAENATSTASAAHQVSLQQQGTHLDYLLNIFLMKLWIRYTQCYYVS from the exons ATGATTCGGCTTAGGGCTTACGCGGGGATCAGCACCCTCGCAACACTCTCCGTGATCTACCACGCCTTCAGCAGCCGTGGTCAGTTCTACCCAGCCACCGTCTATCTATCCACCTCCAAGACCAGTCTAGTCATCCTTCTCAACATGGGCCTCGTCCTCATGCTCGCCTTATGGAACCTCGTCAAGCTCGTCTTCCTCGGCTCCCTCAGAGAAGCCGAGGTGGAGCGGCTGAACGAGCAGGCCTGGAGAGAGCTCATGGAGATTCTCTTCGCCGTCACTATCTTCCGACAGGACTTCTCTGTCGGGTTCCTCTCTTTGGTCGTGACTCTCTTGCTGATCAAGGCTTTGCACTGGATGGCTCAGAAGAGGGTCGAGTATATCGAGACGACTCCTTCCGTGACTTTGCTCTCGCATGTTCGCATTGTGTCTTTCATGGTGTTTCTCCTGATCTTGGATGGTCTCTTTACGTATACTTCGATACGGCAGTATATTCAGACACCGAAAGCTTCCATGTCGGTCTTCTTCACGTTTGA GTATATGATTCTGGCGACTACAACTCTATCTGTGATTGTGAAGTATGCCTTCTATGTCACTGATCTGGTCATGGAAGGTCAATGGGAAGGGAAGCCAgtatatactttctatttggagCTTGTTCGTGACTTGCTTCACTTGTCCATGTACCTCTGCTTCTTCCTTATGATCTTCAT GAACTATGGACTTCCGTTGCATCTAATAAGGGAGCTCTACGAAACATTCAGAAACTTCAAGATCCGTGTGACTGATTACCTCCGGTATCGTAAAATCGCTTCCAATATGAACGATCGGTTTCCTGATGCAACTCCTGAAGAACTCAGTTC AAATGATGCCACCTGTATTATATGCCGTGAAGAAATGACCTCAGCGAAGAAGTTAGTATGTGGCCATCTGTTTCATGTACACTGTCTTCGGTCGTGGTTGGAACGACAGAACACGTGTCCCACCTGCAGAGCACTGGTTGTACCAGCTGAGAATGCTACATCAACAGCTTCTGCAGCACACCAAGTATCCTTGCAGCAGCAGGGTACCCATCTTGACTATTTACTTAACATCTTCTTAATGAAACTTTGGATTCGGTACACCCAATGTTATTATGTCTCTTGA